DNA from Rosa rugosa chromosome 6, drRosRugo1.1, whole genome shotgun sequence:
aaattgtacataccgtaggtataccgtatatacgtatgcataccatacagactgtatatacgtatgcatactgtacaactgtatatacgtatgcataccgtacagaccgtatatacgtatgtatatcaagcatatacgagatccaaaaatatttgtaagaggtaaggttcgaactcccgacctcgaacacgaaggttttgctcccaaccactgaagcaagagctgccttcattaatatatgctcacgtgttatatttattatgtcataagcgacataaataaaataacggggaaggcaaggttcgaaacctcaatctgccgcacgaaacctttttcccccaaccactggagcacaagctgtgcttaatataatgtgtacaaatgttatacttattatgtcataagcgaacataataaaaataaacgagaggcaaggttcgaatctctgacctcttgtacaagagccttgctcttcaaccactagagcaccagctgctctcgttactatccatgcaacttcttttatttattctatcataagcgatagaataacaacaaactgtcggtacactccacgtgccacgacacgtctcttccgtgatttacggaaagcaaatcactttcggctaaagctgtctgccacagcgtctcgaggttcggcctgtccctttacacgctctccacgcgccaacaacttttccgggttttcggatgactttaatccaacgcgtagattgaatctcagagatcgtccatccaacggtggagatctgctcacctcgttctataaataggtgcatcctggagaaaaactgttcacaccaaagaaaagaaattttccccagccattctctctcaaactctgcagtcttcctctcgaaactcaaatcctttcttcatcaatttcaatccttctcttctgatcttctctcccatttgaagattcgatttcatctttcctctgagaatctcagatctccaatcaccagttcaacaactccaatccttctaacaaaatctccctcaaacactaaaccatgtattcctcgatattcacatcctctcacctcatgacccaagagccacgaactctgcaactaatggagctccaaaccccgcaacaaatggaaccacaacaacagcaaccaacagaggagggaggaaacacccaagcagctggaagtagtgccaacatggatttctggcgaagccgtaccagatggattcctactccagaacaaataagaatcctcaaggatctttactacgtcaagggatttaagtgcccatctacagagcacattcacgagatctgcctccagctgaaccagtatggacatgttgagggtaagaacatttacttttggttccagaacgtcagggctcgagagaagcagatgaataggtgtaatcaggctgctccagtgcccatgggaactagttctcttggtactggtggatccatcgatctcaattttgggtccactggttctactggtgctggtggatccatcgacatcaattttggg
Protein-coding regions in this window:
- the LOC133713888 gene encoding protein WUSCHEL-like; this encodes MYSSIFTSSHLMTQEPRTLQLMELQTPQQMEPQQQQPTEEGGNTQAAGSSANMDFWRSRTRWIPTPEQIRILKDLYYVKGFKCPSTEHIHEICLQLNQYGHVEGKNIYFWFQNVRAREKQMNRCNQAAPVPMGTSSLGTGGSIDLNFGSTGSTGAGGSIDINFGPAGGSIDINFGSTSSTDDGRSIDLNFGSTYSTGGQTSLQQRGGDHQEVQTLPLFPVHGEDVFGNLKTTSEEGSAFGYYSGGSGGYHSGSNVSLELSLNPSGAAD